One genomic region from Proteus vulgaris encodes:
- the murB gene encoding UDP-N-acetylmuramate dehydrogenase yields MKESVSLQAFNTFGLRAKAHQIETANNEDELCTYWQNAHEQKMPTLILGGGSNVLFTEDFNGVVIRNCIAGIEITEDEQYWSVHVGAGENWHALIEFLLEKNIYGLENLSLIPGNVGSAPIQNIGAYGKELKDVCAYVDIVELSTGHVHRLTNNECQFGYRDSIFKHHYQQGFAIVAVGLQLSKKWEPILTYGDLSKLSLETVTPKDVFGSVCSMRTSKLPDPTITGNAGSFFKNPIVDIRIAQHLKAEYPFCPQYVQQDGVKLAAGWLIDQCGLKGHQIGGAAVHMKQALVLINKDGLATGKDIVNLAAYIRQKVFERFGVQLEPEVRFIGQYGEINAVDAIS; encoded by the coding sequence ATGAAAGAATCGGTTTCATTGCAAGCATTTAATACATTTGGTTTGAGAGCAAAAGCTCACCAAATAGAAACTGCAAATAATGAAGATGAGCTTTGTACATATTGGCAAAATGCTCATGAGCAGAAAATGCCCACCCTTATTCTAGGTGGTGGTAGCAACGTACTATTTACAGAAGATTTTAATGGTGTTGTTATTCGCAACTGTATTGCTGGTATTGAAATTACTGAAGATGAGCAATATTGGTCTGTTCATGTTGGTGCGGGCGAAAATTGGCATGCACTTATTGAATTTCTGTTAGAAAAGAACATCTATGGACTGGAAAATTTATCACTGATCCCAGGAAATGTAGGCTCAGCACCAATACAAAATATCGGTGCTTATGGTAAAGAATTAAAAGATGTTTGCGCTTATGTAGATATTGTTGAACTAAGTACAGGTCATGTTCATCGATTAACTAATAATGAATGTCAGTTTGGTTACCGAGATAGTATTTTCAAACATCATTATCAGCAAGGCTTTGCCATTGTTGCTGTAGGCTTACAGCTTAGCAAAAAATGGGAGCCTATTCTTACCTATGGCGATTTATCAAAATTATCATTAGAAACAGTTACGCCAAAAGATGTGTTTGGGTCTGTGTGCTCTATGAGAACGAGCAAACTACCGGATCCTACCATAACAGGTAATGCTGGTAGTTTTTTCAAGAATCCAATTGTTGATATTCGTATTGCACAACATTTAAAAGCAGAATACCCCTTCTGTCCGCAATATGTTCAACAAGATGGTGTAAAACTTGCAGCAGGTTGGCTGATTGATCAATGCGGTCTTAAAGGCCATCAGATTGGTGGTGCGGCTGTTCATATGAAGCAAGCACTTGTTCTTATCAATAAAGACGGTCTGGCAACAGGCAAAGACATTGTTAATTTAGCTGCATATATACGTCAAAAAGTCTTCGAGCGCTTCGGTGTGCAATTAGAGCCAGAAGTCCGTTTTATTGGTCAATATGGCGAAATCAATGCAGTGGACGCTATTTCATGA
- the birA gene encoding bifunctional biotin--[acetyl-CoA-carboxylase] ligase/biotin operon repressor BirA, which produces MKETPTPLLLIEILADGNIHSGEQLGESLGMTRAGINKHIQTLRSWGIDVQTVAGKGYQLDAPMNLLNADSVNKNIKGEPASVIPVIDSTNQYLIQRISALKSGDVCIAEYQSAGRGRRGRQWISPFGRNLYLSMYWKLEQGPAAAIGLSLVVGVIMAEVLQKLGADGVKVKWPNDLYLNDKKLSGILVELTGKTGDVAHIVTGIGINIAMSKNQTEAINQQWINLEQVGIKIDRNKLACEITNALREAFVQFEKQGLSVFIERWKRLDNFMDRRVKLIIGEKEIFGIAKGINDQGALLLEQDGKIIPYIGGEISLRSAS; this is translated from the coding sequence ATGAAAGAAACACCAACACCTTTATTATTAATTGAAATTCTTGCTGACGGAAATATCCATTCAGGAGAGCAACTAGGCGAAAGCTTAGGAATGACACGCGCAGGTATTAACAAACATATTCAGACATTGCGTAGCTGGGGTATCGATGTTCAAACTGTCGCAGGAAAGGGCTATCAATTAGATGCTCCTATGAATTTGTTAAATGCGGATAGTGTAAACAAAAATATCAAAGGTGAACCTGCTAGCGTTATTCCTGTTATAGATTCTACTAACCAGTATTTGATACAACGTATTAGCGCATTAAAATCGGGTGATGTCTGCATTGCTGAATACCAGTCTGCTGGACGAGGCCGAAGAGGACGTCAATGGATTTCGCCTTTTGGTAGAAATTTATACTTGAGTATGTATTGGAAACTCGAACAAGGGCCTGCGGCTGCAATAGGACTGAGTTTGGTTGTCGGCGTTATTATGGCTGAGGTATTGCAAAAGCTTGGTGCAGATGGCGTTAAAGTTAAATGGCCTAACGATCTCTATTTAAATGATAAAAAACTTTCAGGTATTCTTGTTGAGTTAACAGGAAAAACAGGCGATGTTGCTCATATTGTCACGGGTATTGGTATCAATATTGCGATGAGTAAAAATCAAACTGAAGCCATTAACCAGCAATGGATTAACTTAGAGCAAGTTGGTATCAAAATTGATAGAAATAAGCTTGCTTGTGAAATTACTAATGCACTAAGAGAAGCATTTGTTCAATTTGAAAAACAAGGGTTATCTGTGTTTATCGAGCGTTGGAAACGTTTAGATAATTTTATGGATCGCCGAGTGAAGCTTATTATTGGTGAAAAAGAGATCTTTGGTATTGCCAAGGGCATCAATGATCAAGGGGCTTTACTTTTAGAACAAGATGGAAAAATCATACCTTATATAGGTGGTGAAATTTCACTGAGAAGTGCATCGTAA
- the coaA gene encoding type I pantothenate kinase, giving the protein MNNKERFITPYLEFDRKHWATLRDSVPLTLTEKEIADLKGINEEISIDDVIEIYLPLSRLLNFYISSNLRRQAVLEQFLGTRSAKIPYIIGIAGSVAVGKSTTARLLQALLTRWPEHRKVDLITTDGFLLPNAELKKRGIMKKKGFPESYDMHSLVSFVSDIKSGKKQVTAPVYSHLVYDIIPDKKQVIEQPDILILEGLNVLQSNQDYPHDPHNVFVSDYVDFSIYVDAEEELLKHWYISRFLKFREGAFTDPESYFNNYSKLSREESIEIASSIWQEINGLNLKQNILPTKERASLILTKGQNHTITNVRLRK; this is encoded by the coding sequence ATGAATAACAAAGAACGCTTTATAACCCCTTATTTAGAATTTGACAGAAAGCACTGGGCAACGTTAAGAGATTCCGTTCCTTTAACACTAACCGAGAAAGAGATTGCCGATTTAAAAGGAATTAACGAAGAAATTTCTATTGATGATGTCATTGAGATTTATCTTCCTCTTTCAAGATTGCTCAATTTTTACATAAGTTCTAACTTACGTCGTCAAGCCGTCTTAGAGCAGTTTCTTGGAACAAGAAGCGCTAAAATCCCTTATATTATTGGTATAGCCGGCAGTGTTGCTGTTGGTAAGAGCACCACTGCTCGTTTACTACAAGCACTTTTAACCCGTTGGCCAGAACATCGTAAAGTTGATTTAATTACTACTGATGGTTTTCTTTTACCTAATGCGGAGTTAAAGAAACGCGGGATAATGAAGAAGAAAGGATTTCCTGAATCCTATGATATGCATAGCCTTGTCTCTTTCGTTTCTGATATAAAATCAGGCAAGAAGCAAGTAACAGCCCCTGTCTATTCTCATTTAGTGTATGACATCATTCCAGATAAGAAACAGGTTATTGAACAACCGGATATCTTAATTCTTGAAGGATTGAATGTATTACAAAGCAATCAAGATTATCCTCATGATCCGCATAATGTTTTCGTATCAGATTATGTAGATTTCTCTATTTATGTTGATGCTGAAGAAGAATTACTAAAACACTGGTATATCAGTCGCTTTTTAAAATTTAGAGAAGGTGCGTTCACTGATCCTGAATCATATTTTAATAATTACTCTAAATTAAGCAGAGAAGAATCTATTGAAATAGCATCTTCAATTTGGCAAGAAATTAATGGTTTGAATTTAAAACAGAATATTTTGCCGACGAAAGAAAGAGCGAGCCTTATACTGACCAAAGGCCAAAATCATACGATCACCAACGTTCGATTACGTAAATAA
- the tuf gene encoding elongation factor Tu has protein sequence MSKEKFERSKPHVNVGTIGHVDHGKTTLTAAITTVLAKTYGGAARAFDQIDNAPEEKARGITISTSHVEYDTPTRHYAHVDCPGHADYVKNMITGAAQMDGAILVVAATDGPMPQTREHILLGRQVGVPYIIVFLNKCDMVDDEELLELVEMEVRELLSQYDFPGDDTPVIRGSALKALEGEAEWEAKIVELAEALDSYIPEPERAIDKPFLLPIEDVFSISGRGTVVTGRVERGVVKVGEEVEIVGIKPTVKTTCTGVEMFRKLLDEGRAGENVGVLLRGTKREEIERGQVLAKPGSIKPHTKFESEVYILSKDEGGRHTPFFKGYRPQFYFRTTDVTGTIELPEGVEMVMPGDNINMIVELIHPIAMDDGLRFAIREGGRTVGAGVVAKVLG, from the coding sequence ATGTCTAAAGAAAAATTTGAACGTTCAAAACCGCACGTTAACGTTGGTACTATCGGCCACGTTGACCACGGTAAAACAACTCTGACTGCTGCAATCACTACAGTTTTAGCTAAAACTTACGGTGGTGCTGCTCGTGCATTCGATCAAATCGATAACGCACCAGAAGAAAAAGCTCGTGGTATCACCATCTCTACTTCACACGTAGAATATGACACTCCAACTCGTCACTACGCACACGTAGACTGCCCAGGTCACGCCGACTATGTTAAAAACATGATCACTGGTGCTGCGCAAATGGACGGAGCTATCCTGGTTGTTGCTGCGACTGATGGCCCAATGCCACAAACTCGTGAGCACATCCTGTTAGGTCGTCAGGTTGGTGTTCCTTACATCATCGTATTCCTGAACAAATGTGACATGGTAGATGATGAAGAGTTACTGGAATTAGTAGAAATGGAAGTTCGTGAACTTCTGTCTCAGTACGATTTCCCAGGTGACGACACTCCAGTAATCCGTGGTTCAGCGCTGAAAGCACTGGAAGGCGAAGCTGAGTGGGAAGCAAAAATTGTTGAATTAGCAGAAGCACTGGATTCATACATCCCAGAACCAGAGCGTGCAATTGACAAACCATTCCTGTTACCAATCGAAGACGTATTCTCAATCTCAGGCCGTGGTACAGTAGTAACTGGTCGTGTTGAGCGTGGTGTTGTTAAAGTTGGTGAAGAAGTTGAAATCGTTGGTATCAAACCAACAGTTAAAACAACTTGTACTGGCGTTGAAATGTTCCGTAAATTACTTGACGAAGGTCGTGCAGGTGAGAACGTTGGTGTTCTTCTGCGTGGTACTAAACGTGAAGAAATCGAACGTGGACAAGTACTGGCAAAACCAGGTTCAATCAAGCCACACACTAAATTCGAATCAGAAGTTTATATTCTGAGCAAAGATGAAGGTGGTCGTCATACTCCATTCTTCAAAGGCTACCGTCCACAGTTCTACTTCCGTACAACTGACGTAACTGGTACTATCGAATTACCAGAAGGCGTAGAAATGGTAATGCCAGGTGACAACATCAACATGATCGTTGAACTGATTCACCCAATCGCGATGGACGACGGTTTAC